DNA sequence from the Cellulophaga sp. HaHaR_3_176 genome:
TCCGCTTGCAGCAACGAATAGAATATTTCTTTTTTTTAATTCTTGAAAGATTTCAAAAAAACGATCACTAACTTTATGGTCATTATTTAATAATGTTCCATCCATATCGGTAATAACCATTTTTATTTTAGAGTAGTCCATTCTTTTGTTTTATGATGCTACAAAGTTATTCGATAGTAATTTAATTTTGATGTTTAATTGAATAAGTTTGTATTAATTTTTCACTAACTATTATACAACTATGAATTTTTATCAAAAAGAAATAAAGCTTAAATCATATAAAAGAGGGTTTCATTTAATTACAAATGAAATACTTAATGCTTGTGAAGAAATTGGTAATATAAAAATAGGAACTCTTCAAGTATTTATTAAACATACTTCAGCTGGTTTAACTATAAATGAAAATGCCGACCCAACTGTTCGATTAGATTTCGAAAGTCATATAAATGTTATGGTTCCTGAGAATCAACCATATTATAAACATGATTATGAAGGTTCTGACGATATGCCTGCGCATATAAAATCGTCATTAATGGGTGTGTCAGTGCAAATACCGATAACTAATGGGCAATTGAATTTAGGTGTTTGGCAGGGTGTTTATTTGTGTGAGCATAGGAATAATGCATCAGGTCGTTCTATCGTAATAACAGCATTCGGTAATTAACTAATAAATTTAATGGTTAAAGGGTATTTGTATAGTGTACCTTTTGATGCAGCTATACCGCCTATTATAGGATATACAATTAAGAGTAGTGCTAAAGGAATTCCGATTAAACAAAGTATAATAATAAACACATAACCTATTAGTACTAACGTTAAAATCATAGAAAGAAAGAATAATATAAAATATATTATTACATATAATAACATACTGAGTTGATAATTGATAACATGTTTCCCATGTTCATCCATTCCTTGAATTTCTTTCTTTTTTGTTGACCATAAAATTACAGGAATAATGATTCCTAAAAACCCAATGAAGTTTAGTAATTGGCTATAATGTAACAGTGCTAATGTGCTATCGTCATATTTCAAAGAAACTTCTTTCATTTTGTATTATTTATAGTAAATATGTTGAAGTAGGATTTTACTTAAAGTAAAAAAAAAATCCGATTCGTTAGAATCGGATTTTTTATAAGCGAGATATATTGTTATTGTTACTTTATTTTTTGAACTACAGCTTTAAAAGCTTCTGGGTGATTCATTGCTAAATCGGCTAAAACCTTACGGTTTAATTCGATGTTGTTAGCTTTTACTTTTCCCATAAACTGAGAGTAAGACATTCCGTGTAATCTAGCACCTGCATTAATACGAGTGATCCATAATGAACGGAAAGTTCTTTTCTTATT
Encoded proteins:
- the rplT gene encoding 50S ribosomal protein L20, which produces MPRSVNSVASRARRKKVMKQAKGYFGRRKNVWTVAKNAVEKAMLYAYRDRRNKKRTFRSLWITRINAGARLHGMSYSQFMGKVKANNIELNRKVLADLAMNHPEAFKAVVQKIK
- a CDS encoding secondary thiamine-phosphate synthase enzyme YjbQ; its protein translation is MNFYQKEIKLKSYKRGFHLITNEILNACEEIGNIKIGTLQVFIKHTSAGLTINENADPTVRLDFESHINVMVPENQPYYKHDYEGSDDMPAHIKSSLMGVSVQIPITNGQLNLGVWQGVYLCEHRNNASGRSIVITAFGN
- a CDS encoding DUF4870 domain-containing protein; the encoded protein is MKEVSLKYDDSTLALLHYSQLLNFIGFLGIIIPVILWSTKKKEIQGMDEHGKHVINYQLSMLLYVIIYFILFFLSMILTLVLIGYVFIIILCLIGIPLALLLIVYPIIGGIAASKGTLYKYPLTIKFIS